A region of Scleropages formosus chromosome 2, fSclFor1.1, whole genome shotgun sequence DNA encodes the following proteins:
- the LOC108931367 gene encoding bisphosphoglycerate mutase-like yields the protein MSKRTLFLLRHGEGAWNKENRFCSWVDQKLSEEGVAEARQCGLLLKEQGYRLDVVFASLLRRSIQTAWLLTEAMGDEWVPVVKSWRLNERHYGALIGLNRAELALNHGEEQVKLWRRSYNITPPPIDESHPYFFEIYNDRRYRTCDIPLEELPRAESLKQVLDRLLPFWYDVIVPEIQKGRTVLISGHGNSCRALLKHIEGISDDDIVGVTLPTGVPILLELDSDLKATKPHQLLGDQLQIQEAIKKVEDQGKAKKRN from the exons ATGTCCAAGCGAACGCTCTTCTTGTTGAGGCACGGAGAAGGTGCCTGGAACAAGGAGAACCGCTTCTGCAGTTGGGTGGACCAGAAGCTGAGCGAGGAAGGGGTAGCCGAGGCACGGCAGTGTGGCCTCCTGCTCAAAGAGCAGGGCTATCGACTGGACGTGGTGTTCGCCTCGCTCCTGAGACGCTCTATCCAGACCGCCTGGCTGCTGACCGAGGCCATGGGTGACGAGTGGGTGCCGGTGGTCAAGTCCTGGCGGCTCAACGAACGGCATTACGGCGCGCTGATCGGGCTCAACAGGGCCGAGCTGGCACTGAACCACGGTGAAGAGCAGGTGAAGCTTTGGAGGCGGAGTTACAACATCACGCCGCCTCCTATCGATGAGTCCCACCCGTACTTCTTTGAAATATACAACGACCGCAGGTACCGCACCTGTGACATCCCTCTGGAAGAACTTCCACGTGCAGAGAGCCTGAAACAAGTGCTGGATAGACTCTTGCCCTTTTGGTACGACGTCATTGTACCAGAGATCCAGAAAGGACGGACGGTCCTGATTTCGGGTCATGGTAACAGCTGCAGAGCTCTCCTCAAACACATCGAAG GGATCTCGGATGACGACATCGTTGGCGTTACTTTGCCCACTGGGGTGCCGATTTTGCTCGAACTGGACAGTGACCTTAAAGCCACGAAGCCTCATCAGCTCCTTGGGGACCAGCTGCAGATTCAGGAAGCGATTAAGAAAGTGGAGGACCAAGGCAAAGCTAAAAAACGGAATTAA